From Musa acuminata AAA Group cultivar baxijiao chromosome BXJ3-8, Cavendish_Baxijiao_AAA, whole genome shotgun sequence, one genomic window encodes:
- the LOC135645972 gene encoding TOM1-like protein 5 isoform X1: MATEMVSLATSEKLKEMDWMKNIEICELVSRDPGQAKDVIRTIKKRLKNKNANTQLFTVMLLEMLMNNCGEHIHRQVIDNGLLLILVKIVKKKTDLPVRERIFLLLDATQTALGGASGKFPQYYNAYYDLVSAGVQFPQHPHVTPPTVPASKTQAKTLSAQESLFQRCENGERQATAQLIPDSSIIHKASSVLEVLRDVLNALDPKRPEGATDEFVLDLVEQCSFQKQRVMHLVITSRDEKVITQAIELNEQLEKVLTHHDSLLSVHATPTSCIDEQAEEEEDAERLYRRICKGKACAEDQSEGSISSFRSIPEEKMRRPLIRPLCINSSDSDCKPLDPESKQSSLVSLPPPPAKHMEREKFFKEKSRDGSGIAGHMRGLSLDSRNGSSSRSGSTDCSERDVFGFRDSY; the protein is encoded by the exons ATGGCGACCGAGATGGTCAGTTTGGCAACAAGCGAGAAGCTAAAGGAGATGGACTGGATGAAAAACATCGAGATTTGTGAACTTGTTTCACGTGATCCGGG GCAAGCAAAAGATGTTATCAGAACAATTAAAAAGCGCTTGAAGAACAAAAATGCTAATACTCAGCTTTTCACTGTCATG TTGTTAGAAATGCTAATGAATAACTGCGGAGAACACATTCATAGACAAGTCATTGATAACGGGCTTCTGCTGATTCTAGTGAAGATAGTGAAGAaaaag ACTGATTTGCCAGTTCGAGAAAGAATATTTCTTCTTTTGGATGCTACACAGACAGCCCTTGGTGGGGCTTCTGGGAAATTCCCTCAGTACTATAATGCATACTATGACCTGGTG TCTGCTGGGGTACAGTTTCCACAGCACCCTCATGTTACCCCACCAACAGTACCTGCTTCAAAGACTCAAGCAAAAACATTGTCTGCACAAGAATCTCTCTTTCAAAGATGTGAAAATGGGGAAAGACAAGCAACTGCTCAGCTCATACCTGACTCTAG TATAATACATAAAGCATCTAGTGTCTTGGAAGTTTTAAGGGATGTTCTGAATGCTTTGGATCCTAAGCGACCTGAG GGAGCAACTGATGAGTTTGTATTAGATCTTGTGGAACAATGCTCATTTCAGAAGCAGCGAGTCATGCACCTCGTAATAACTTCCCG GGATGAGAAAGTGATCACTCAAGCCATTGAATTGAACGAACAGCTAGAGAAGGTGCTCACCCACCATGATTCTCTACTTTCAGTTCATGCTACTCCAACTTCTTGTATTGATGAACAAGCTGAAGAGGAAGAGGATGCAGAACGTCTTTATCGAAG AATATGCAAAGGAAAAGCTTGTGCTGAAGATCAGTCAGAGGGTTCGATAAGTTCTTTTAGATCAATTCCAGAGGAAAAGATGCGGAGGCCACTTATAAGGCCACTCTGCATAAATTCATCTGATTCAGATTGTAAACCATTGGATCCTGAGAGTAAGCAGTCTTCGCTTGTGTCATTGCCACCTCCACCAGCCAAGCACATGGAGAGAGAAAAATTCTTCAAGGAAAAGAGTAGGGATGGCTCCGGCATTGCAGGTCATATGAGGGGCCTATCACTGGACAGCCGTAAcggtagtagctctcgaagtggcAGCACTGATTGTAGCGAAAGAGATGTATTTGGTTTTCGAGACTCGTATTAA
- the LOC135645972 gene encoding TOM1-like protein 5 isoform X2: MVKNCTVTLQLLEMLMNNCGEHIHRQVIDNGLLLILVKIVKKKTDLPVRERIFLLLDATQTALGGASGKFPQYYNAYYDLVSAGVQFPQHPHVTPPTVPASKTQAKTLSAQESLFQRCENGERQATAQLIPDSSIIHKASSVLEVLRDVLNALDPKRPEGATDEFVLDLVEQCSFQKQRVMHLVITSRDEKVITQAIELNEQLEKVLTHHDSLLSVHATPTSCIDEQAEEEEDAERLYRRICKGKACAEDQSEGSISSFRSIPEEKMRRPLIRPLCINSSDSDCKPLDPESKQSSLVSLPPPPAKHMEREKFFKEKSRDGSGIAGHMRGLSLDSRNGSSSRSGSTDCSERDVFGFRDSY; the protein is encoded by the exons ATGGTAAAAAATTGCACTGTGACATTGCAGTTGTTAGAAATGCTAATGAATAACTGCGGAGAACACATTCATAGACAAGTCATTGATAACGGGCTTCTGCTGATTCTAGTGAAGATAGTGAAGAaaaag ACTGATTTGCCAGTTCGAGAAAGAATATTTCTTCTTTTGGATGCTACACAGACAGCCCTTGGTGGGGCTTCTGGGAAATTCCCTCAGTACTATAATGCATACTATGACCTGGTG TCTGCTGGGGTACAGTTTCCACAGCACCCTCATGTTACCCCACCAACAGTACCTGCTTCAAAGACTCAAGCAAAAACATTGTCTGCACAAGAATCTCTCTTTCAAAGATGTGAAAATGGGGAAAGACAAGCAACTGCTCAGCTCATACCTGACTCTAG TATAATACATAAAGCATCTAGTGTCTTGGAAGTTTTAAGGGATGTTCTGAATGCTTTGGATCCTAAGCGACCTGAG GGAGCAACTGATGAGTTTGTATTAGATCTTGTGGAACAATGCTCATTTCAGAAGCAGCGAGTCATGCACCTCGTAATAACTTCCCG GGATGAGAAAGTGATCACTCAAGCCATTGAATTGAACGAACAGCTAGAGAAGGTGCTCACCCACCATGATTCTCTACTTTCAGTTCATGCTACTCCAACTTCTTGTATTGATGAACAAGCTGAAGAGGAAGAGGATGCAGAACGTCTTTATCGAAG AATATGCAAAGGAAAAGCTTGTGCTGAAGATCAGTCAGAGGGTTCGATAAGTTCTTTTAGATCAATTCCAGAGGAAAAGATGCGGAGGCCACTTATAAGGCCACTCTGCATAAATTCATCTGATTCAGATTGTAAACCATTGGATCCTGAGAGTAAGCAGTCTTCGCTTGTGTCATTGCCACCTCCACCAGCCAAGCACATGGAGAGAGAAAAATTCTTCAAGGAAAAGAGTAGGGATGGCTCCGGCATTGCAGGTCATATGAGGGGCCTATCACTGGACAGCCGTAAcggtagtagctctcgaagtggcAGCACTGATTGTAGCGAAAGAGATGTATTTGGTTTTCGAGACTCGTATTAA
- the LOC103995674 gene encoding ribosomal lysine N-methyltransferase 3, producing MSRGLRTFKRWMRSHGIDCSDALKLDDAGSESGDGISVRAVCDLTEGDLVATIPKSACVTIRTSAARDMIESAGLAGCLGLVVALMYERSRGPASPWQGYLQLLPERECVPLVWTSREVDTFLSGTELHKAVKQDKTILCEDWRECIEPLILSGEWKLDRDNFGVEQYFSAKSLVSSRSFEIDDYHGYGMVPLADLFNHKTGAENVHLTSVCSPSSSDDEGDDHASDEASDDKLLIDESNTSSSGEDNTALEMVIVRNVEAGFEVFNTYGSMGNAALLHRYGFTEADNPFDIVNIDLALLVRWCSSTFSNRYARARISLWRRLNYSGCTSQHTEYFEISYDGEPQLELLVLLYIIFLADDAYEKLTYMVDAFEGPDESTNIVNLIKITRNKFRKVKGHKKPEDIKELLVSENVCSALISLADLRESLYGTSSLDEDMNMLKRCCPVKDRKLYHSLILRTSERMILARLRDYALKRSTGKKA from the exons ATGAGCCG GGGATTGAGGACCTTCAAGCGATGGATGAGATCCCACGGCATCGATTGCAGCGACGCCCTGAAGCTCGACGACGCCGGCAGCGAAAGCGGCGATGGAATCTCGGTGAGGGCCGTCTGCGACCTGACGGAAGGGGACCTAGTGGCCACCATCCCGAAAAGCGCGTGCGTCACCATCCGGACCTCCGCCGCGCGCGACATGATCGAGAGCGCCGGTTTGGCGGGATGTCTTGGCCTGGTCGTGGCTCTCATGTACGAGAGGAGCCGGGGGCCCGCGTCGCCGTGGCAGGGGTACCTCCAGCTCTTGCCGGAGAGGGAGTGCGTGCCTCTCGTCTGGACCTCGCGGGAAGTCGACACCTTTCTCTCCGGAACGGAGCTCCACAAG GCAGTGAAGCAAGACAAGACGATCTTATGTGAGGATTGGAGAGAATGTATTGAACCCCTAATTCTATCTGGTGAATGGAAGCTTGACCGAGATAATTTTGGTGTTGAGCAATATTTTTCTGCCAAGAGTCTGGTTTCATCAAGATCTTTTGAAATAGATGATTATCATGGATATGGAATGGTACCTTTAGCTGATCT CTTCAATCACAAGACAGGAGCTGAGAATGTCCATTTGACCTCTGTATGTTCCCCTTCTAGCTCAGATGATGAAGGAGATGATCATGCCAGTGATGAGGCTAGTGatgataaattattaattgacGAATCCAATACTAGCTCTTCAG GAGAAGATAATACTGCTCTAGAAATGGTTATCGTGAGAAATGTTGAGGCAGGATTTGAG GTTTTCAACACGTATGGATCTATGGGCAATGCTGCCCTGCTTCACAGATATGGGTTCACTGAAGCTGACAACCCATTTGACATTGTTAACATTGACCTAGCCTTGTTAGTTAGATGGTGCTCATCCACATTCTCCAATCGTTATGCCAGAGCAAGAATTTCTTTGTGGAGAAGGCTAAATTATTCAGGATGCACTAGCCAGCATACTGAGTACTTTGAAATATCTTATGATGGGGAACCACAACTGGAGCTTCTTGTCCTTCTTTATATCATCTTTTTGGCAGATGATGCTTATGAGAAGCTGACCTACATGGTTGATGCATTTGAGGGCCCGGATGAATCTACAAATATTGTGAACTTAATCAAGATCACGAGAAATAAATTCCGCAAAGTAAAGGGTCATAAGAAACCGGAAGACATCAAAGAACTGTTGGTGTCGGAGAATGTATGTTCTGCCTTAATATCACTAGCTGATTTGAGGGAAAGCCTCTATGGCACAAGCTCCCTGGATGAGGACATGAACATGTTGAAAAGATGTTGTCCAGTTAAAGACAGGAAGCTGTACCATTCTCTGATACTGCGAACGAGTGAAAGGATGATACTTGCAAGGctaagagattatgctttaaaaCGATCAACTGGGAAGAAGGCATAA
- the LOC108953578 gene encoding ABC transporter I family member 6, chloroplastic-like produces the protein MGERDAHRRLPLHGRLRLPELPWRILLVVKDLKAVVKQSGQGNPVGGVNLTIHEGKVYAIMGKNGSGKLTFSKVLVGHPDYEVTGSSVLFKDQNLLEMEPEDRSHVGLFMSFQTPVEIAGVSNFDFLLMAFNSQRNNHGLPLEPLEFYSLVTPKVAASNMNPKFVDRNVNEIFSGGEMKWNEILQLAVCILTLLLHDKINPGK, from the exons ATGGGCGAACGCGACGCTCACCGTCGACTGCCCCTCCACGGGCGACTCCGCCTCCCGGAACTTCCCTGGAGGATCCTGTTGGTGGTGAAAGATTTGAAGGCCGTCGTCAAGCAGTCCGGGCAGGGGAATCCTGTTGGTGGTGTCAATCTCACCATCCACGAGGGCAAA GTGTACGCGATTATGGGGAAGAATGGATCGGGGAAACTCACGTTTTCGAAG GTTCTTGTTGGCCATCCAGATTATGAGGTAACTGGAAGTAGTGTTCTTTTTAAAGACCAGAATTTGCTTGAAATGGAGCCAGAAGATAGGTCCCATGTTGGGCTTTTCATGAGTTTCCAGACCCCTGTAGAAATAGCAGGTGTAAGCAACTTTGACTTTCTGCTTATGGCATTCAATTCTCAAAGAAATAACCATGGGCTACCACTGGAACCCCTTGAG TTCTACAGTTTGGTGACTCCCAAAGTTGCTGCTTCAAATATGAATCCGAAGTTTGTTGACAGAAATGTAAATGAAATCTTCAGTGGTGGTGAAATGAAATGGAATGAAATTCTGCAACTTGCAGTATGTATTCTTACTCTTCTGCTGCATGACAAAATCAATCCG ggtaagtgA
- the LOC135645002 gene encoding acid phosphatase 1-like → MIPFAILVSMLFVDKERGVSKSNAHCSTETEMAALWETLLLLLANLFWGAIAARPCSGSGSGSASDMNYCLSWRVAVEANNAQAWRTVPAQCTRYVEDYMLGGQYNRDLDTAIDQIFIYLNGTLAADDGMDAWILDVDDTCLSNLLYYKDKHFGGDPYDPLAFKSWAQKGVCPAIPAVLQLYKRLIEKGFKVFLLTGRDEVVFSSSTSQNLHAQGFTGHERLILRNQAYRGQGAAVFKSAIRKQLVSEGYRIRGNIGDQWSDLSGDCIGNRLFKLPNPMYFVP, encoded by the exons ATGATTCCCTTTGCCATTCTTGTTTCTATGCTTTTTGTCGATAAAGAAAGAGGTGTAAGCAAGTCAAATGCCCACTGTTCCACAG AGACGGAGATGGCGGCCTTATGGGAAACACTGCTGCTTCTGCTCGCCAACCTCTTCTGGGGAGCCATCGCCGCGAGGCCGTGCTCAGGCTCAGGCTCAGGCTCGGCTTCGGACATGAACTATTGCCTTAGCTGGAGGGTGGCGGTGGAAGCTAACAACGCCCAGGCCTGGCGCACCGTTCCTGCACAATGCACTCGCTACGTCGAGGACTACATGCTCGGAGGCCAATACAACAGGGACCTTGACACGGCCATCGACCAGATCTTTATCTACCTCAATGGAACCCTTGCAGCTGATGATGGCATGGATGCTTGGATCCTCGACGTCGACGACACATGCCTATCGAATCTTCTGTACTACAAGGACAAGCATTTTGG AGGAGACCCATATGATCCTCTGGCATTCAAGAGCTGGGCTCAGAAAGGGGTTTGTCCGGCGATTCCTGCAGTCCTTCAGCTGTATAAAAGGCTGATAGAAAAAGGCTTCAAAGTCTTTCTTCTCACTGGAAGAGATGAAGTGGTGTTCAGCTCATCAACATCTCAGAATCTGCATGCGCAGGGGTTCACGGGACATGAGAGGTTGATACTGAG AAACCAAGCTTACAGAGGACAGGGTGCAGCAGTGTTCAAGTCTGCCATCAGGAAGCAGCTGGTGTCAGAGGGCTACCGGATTCGAGGGAACATCGGGGATCAGTGGAGCGACTTGTCAGGAGATTGCATTGGCAACCGCTTATTTAAACTGCCTAATCCCATGTATTTTGTTCCATGA